A region from the Populus trichocarpa isolate Nisqually-1 chromosome 18, P.trichocarpa_v4.1, whole genome shotgun sequence genome encodes:
- the LOC7465447 gene encoding probable protein phosphatase 2C 59 encodes MGYLNSVLSSSSQVYADDAPVSGGGLSQNGKFSYGYASSPGKRSSMEDFYETRIDGIDGEIVGLFGVFDGHGGARAAEYVKHNLFSNLIKHPKFISDTKSAIVDAYNHTDSEFLKSENNQNRDAGSTASTAILVGDRLLVANVGDSRAVICRGGNAIAVSRDHKPDQTDERQRIEDAGGFVMWAGTWRVGGVLAVSRAFGDRLLKQYVVADPEIQEEKVDRSLEFLILASDGLWDVVTNEEAVEMIKPITDPEQAAKRLLQEAYQRGSADNITCVVVHFLGNQGATSHGGSV; translated from the exons ATGGGGTATTTGAATTCAGTTTTATCATCTTCAAGCCAAGTTTATGCTGATGATGCACCAGTAAGCGGTGGCGGTCTCag TCAGAATGGAAAATTCAGTTATGGATATGCAAGCTCTCCAGGGAAGAGATCTTCCATGGAAGATTTTTATGAGACAAGAATTGATGGTATTGATGGAGAGATAGTTGGTCTTTTTGGAGTTTTTGATG GTCATGGAGGTGCACGAGCTGCTGAATATGTGAAACATAACCTTTTTAGCAATCTGATCAAACATCCAAAATTTATTTCTGACACCAAATCAGCTATAG TTGATGCTTACAATCACACAGACTCTGAATTTCTGAAATCAGAAAATAATCAGAACAGGGATGCTGGATCAACTGCTTCTACAGCTATTCTTGTTGGTGATCGTTTGCTCGTCGCTAATGTTGGAGATTCCAGAGCTGTCATTTGCCGGGGTGGTAACG CTATTGCTGTTTCCCGAGATCACAAGCCAGACCAGACTGATGAACGACAGCGGATTGAAGATGCTGGAGGATTTGTCATGTGGGCAG GTACTTGGAGAGTTGGTGGCGTCCTAGCTGTCTCCCGTGCATTTGGTGATAGGCTTTTGAAGCAGTATGTTGTTGCTGATCCAGAGATCCAG GAGGAAAAGGTTGACAGGTCCCTTGAGTTTCTCATCCTTGCAAGTGATGGATTATGGGACGTTGTCACAAACGAG GAAGCTGTTGAAATGATCAAGCCGATCACGGACCCAGAGCAGGCAGCAAAGAGGTTGTTGCAGGAGGCGTACCAGAGAGGAAGTGCAGATAACATCACCTGTGTTGTCGTTCATTTCTTGGGCAATCAAGGCGCTACATCTCACGGTGGCTCTGTGTGA